GAGAAACAACTGCTCCAGCGGTACTTTTAGAGCTTGGCTACTTATCCAACGATATTGAGAGAAGCCGTATCAGCCAAAGTTCCTATCAGGAAAAACTAGCTAATGCCATTGTTAGTGGTATCTTGAGCTATTATAAAACTTATTCAATTTAATAAAAATTAAAAAATCTACTCGTAGGAGTGGATTTTTTGGTATAATTCAGTTGAGATAAATAAGAAAGAGGTTCTTTTATGGCATATTCGAATTTATTAGATCGTTTTTTAACGTATGTAAAGTTTAATACACGTAGTGATGAAACAAGTCAGACAACACCTAGTACACAAAGTCAGATTGACTTTGCCTTAACGATTCTAAAACCAGAAATGGAAAAAATTGGTTTGCAAGATGTTCATTATTTAGAGTCAAATGGTTATATTATCGGAACATTGCCGGCAAATTCTGATAAATTCAGCTATAAAATCGGCTATATTTCTCATATTGACACAGCTGATTTTAATGCTGAAGGTGTCAATCCCCAAATTATAGAGAACTATGACGGCTCTGATATTCCACTAGGAGAATCAGGATTTCAATTATCACCGACTGATTTTCCTAATCTAAACAATTATCATGGACAAACCTTAATCACTACCGATGGTACGACACTTTTAGGAGCTGATGATAAATCTGGTATTGCTGAAATCATGACTGCTATTGAGTATTTTACCAGTCATCCAGAGGTTGAACATGGGGAAATTCGTGTTGGCTTTGGACCTGATGAAGAAATTGGTGTGGGTGCAGATAAGTTTGATGTTGCTGATTTTGATGTAGACTTCGCCTATACGGTTGATGGTGGTCCACTCGGTGAACTTCAATTTGAAACTTTTAGTGCAGCTGCAGCCGATATCACCTTTAAAGGTCGCAATGTCCATCCTGGCACAGCTAAGGATCAAATGGTTAATGCTTTTCAACTGGCGATTGATTTTCACAATGCGCTTCCAGAATCAGATCGTCCAGAACTAACCGAAGGCTACCAAGGCTTTTATCACCTCCACGGACTTGACGGTTCAGTAGAAGAAGCACATAGTTCTTACATTATCCGAGATTTTGATAGTAATGCGTTTGAAAATCGTAAGAAGTTAATGCTAGATATCGCTACAAAAATGAATGAAGCGCTTGATCAAGAGCGTGTTCTAGTTAGTTTGAAAGATCAATACTTTAATATGCGTCAGGTGATTGAAAAAGATATGACACCAATCAATCTTGCAAAAGAGGTGATGGAAAAACTTGATATTAAGCCAATTATTGAACCTATCCGTGGTGGAACAGATGGCTCTAAGATTTCCTTTATGGGGATTCCAACACCAAATATTTTTGCTGGTGGAGAAAATATGCATGGTCGCTTTGAATTTGTCAGTCTTCAAACGATGGAAAGAGCAGTTGATGTTATTGTTGGTATATCGACTGCTGTGAAATAGCTTTTTGAAAGTTTATAAGAAGTATGGTAGAATAGCTTTGGGGGTTACCGCATATGATTAGAATTTTTGGTAAAATAAGATACCATTGGCAACCTGAACTATCATGGCTCTTAATTTATTGGTCTTTAACAATAGCACCAATTTTTATTGGCTTATCTTTACTATTTGAACGAACAAAGATACCATTGGCATTCTTCTTATTGTTTGCTTTGTTTTTAATCTTATTGGGGTTTGGACTACATCGCTTTTTCATTATTGGTGAGGATGATCAATTAAAAATTGTATCAATGGATGTTTTTAAACCACAGAATGTGAAGATTTCTAGCATCAAAAAGATCGAAGTAACAAAGTTAAGCATCACCTTGTTGTTTAATGGCAGTACAAAAAAACGCATCTTTTATATGCGTAAGTGGCCTAAGAAGTATTTTCTTGATGCTCTGGCAGTTCATCCTTATTTTAAAGGTGAGGTTGAATTAATGGATAACTTTGTTGAGTTGGATTATTTTGAAGCATATAAAAACGAAAAGACTCCTAGAGCATTAGAGCCTTAGTGGGACAGTTCTTAACTGCTTCAATCGTCGCAAAATCATCATTAGGAAATTCAGCTACTAATTCATCGCTATCTGTAAACTTAACGATACCATCGTCATGGTAATCAAACGCATCAGAATGGGTTTGGCAAAGCCCACAAGCGATACATTTTTCTGGAATAAGTGATACTTTCATAGTATTATTGTAATATTATTTAATTTATTTAACAAGGGGGAAGTCATGGGCAAGAAACCATGGGAATTGAAAATTTTTGAAACTAAGAAAGATGTTGGTGAACAGACATCACGAAAAGATAAACATAGTGGTTTTTTAAGTACTCCCCTGTTGACCGGTTTACTTAGTGTTTTCTTTTTAATTGTTGTCGGTATTTTGATTGTTGTCTTCTATACGTCAAATGGTGGAAGTGATGAAACTAAAGCAACATCAGGCTTTTATCGTTCGTCGCAATCTACTTCTAAAGAAGTGAAATCTTCTCAAGGACAATCAGCGAAGAAAAAGAAAACTTCCACTTCTAAGAAGAATAAAAAGAAAGAAGCGTCTACAGAATCTTCTACTAAGGTATCAACTCAAGAAAGTAGTTCAACAAGTTCTAGCTCAGAAGTAACTACTGAGGAAACAACGCCTTCTACAACAAATGGGCAAACGATTGTTGTTCAAGCTGGTGAAGGTGCAGCTTCAATTGCAGCTCGTGCAGGAATTTCAATTGAGCAGTTGCAGGCATTAAATCCACAAAATATGACATTGGGTTACTGGTACGCTAATCCAGGAGATGTTGTTAATGTCAATTAATTTAGAGAATGAGGACATCATGAAATCTATAAAAATAGCTATTGATGGGCCTGCTTCAAGTGGTAAAAGTACAGTGGCCAAGATTATTGCTCGTAATCTTGGCTATACCTATCTTGATACAGGTGCTATGTATCGTTCTGCAACTTATCTTGCTTTAAAGCATCAATTAGACGATTCTAAAGTAGAAGAAATCCTTGAAAAACTATCAGAGTACCCTATTTCTTTTGGAAAAGACGAAAAGGGACAACAAACTGTTCTTATAGGATCAATTGATGTAACAGATGCCATTCGTCAACCAGATGTGACCAATAATGTTTCCTGGGTTTCAGCATTGCCAGAGATTCGTGAAGAGCTTGTTGCTCAACAACAACGTATCGCTGCACAAGGTGGGATTATCATGGATGGTCGTGATATTGGAACAGTTGTTCTTCCTGATGCGGAATTAAAAATCTTTTTGATTGCTTCGGTAGAAGAGAGGGCGGAACGTCGCTTTAAAGAGAACCTGGAAAAAGGGATTACAACTGATTTTGAAACGCTAAAAGATGAAATCGCCGCGCGTGATTATAAAGACAGTCATCGTAAGGTATCACCATTAAAAGCTGCTGAAGATGCCATTACTTTTGATACAACTGGTATCTCAATCGAAGGTGTGGTTGACTTTATTCAAGAAAAAGCGAAGAAAATTATTGACAAGGGATAATAAAACTGTTATTATGTTAACAATGAGAAAAGCAGAAGTGAGAACTTCTCGCCTTGCGACTGACGTTGTCTGGCCCTACATATCAAGTTTCTTATTGGAACATAATGTGTGCGGGCTTGGTTTGTCAAGTCCGCTTTGTTTTTCTCTAAAAAAATAAAGAGGTGAAGATCATAGCTAAAAAAGATCTATTCATCAACGACGAAATTCGTGTTCGCGAAGTTCGTTTAGTTGGTCTTGAAGGTGAACAATTAGGGATTAAACCATTATCAGAAGCTCAATCAATTGCCGATGAGGCTAATGTTGATTTAGTGCTTATCCAACCGCAAGCCACTCCACCTGTTGCTAAAATTATGGACTATGGTAAGTTCAAGTTTGAGTATCAGAAGAAACAAAAAGAGCAACGCAAAAAGCAAAGTGTTGTCACTGTTAAGGAAGTTCGACTTAGTCCAGTTATTGATAAAGGGGACTTTGAGACAAAGCTTCGTAACGGCCGTAAGTTCCTTGAAAAAGGAAATAAGGTTAAAGTTTCTATTCGCTTTAAAGGGCGTATGATTACTCATAAGGAAATTGGAGCAAAAGTGTTGGCTGAGTTTGCTGAAGCAACTCAAGATATTGCTATCATTGAGCAAAGAGCTAAAATGGATGGTCGCCAAATGTTCATGCAACTTGCACCGATTCCAGACAAGAAATAACTTGTCAGATTATATCTATCAATAGGAGAAGAAAAATGCCAAAACAAAAAACACACCGTGCATCAGCTAAACGTTTTAAACGTACAGGTTCAGGCGGATTGAAACGCTTCCGTGCTTTCACGTCTCACCGTTTCCACGGAAAAACTAAGAAACAACGTCGTCATCTTCGTAAAGCGTCAATGGTGAACGCTGGAGATTTCAAACGTATCAAAGCAATGCTTACTCGCCTTAAATAATTAGGTCTGTAAACATTAACAGTATTATTGAGAATTATTCGGAGGAAAATATAAATGGCTCGTGTTAAAGGTGGCGTTGTTTCACGCAAACGTCGTAAACGTGTTTTAAAATTAGCTAAAGGTTACTATGGAGCAAAACACATCTTGTTCCGTACTGCAAAAGAGCAAGTAATGAACTCTTACTACTATGCATACCGTGACCGTCGTCAGAAAAAACGTGATTTCCGTAAACTTTGGATTACACGTATCAATGCGGCTGCTCGTATGAATGGTTTGTCATACTCTCAATTGATGCATGGTTTGAAACTTGCTGAGATTGAAGTAAACCGTAAAATGCTTGCTGATTTAGCAGTTAACGATGCAGCAGCTTTCACAGCTCTTGCAGATGCTGCTAAAGCAAAACTTGGTAAATAATTATCAATGAAAGAACTGGAAAACCAGTTCTTTTTTTTAGGTATACTTTTTGATATAATAAAGGATAACGATTAAATGACATAGGATAACATAGATGAACATTGAAGACTTAAAAAAACGTCAGGAGAAGATTCGTAATTTCTCCATTATTGCTCATATCGACCATGGAAAATCGACACTAGCTGACCGTATTTTAGAAAAAACAGAAACAGTCTCAAGTCGAGAAATGCAAGCACAATTGCTTGATAGTATGGACTTGGAGCGTGAGCGTGGCATTACCATTAAATTAAATGCTATTGAGCTCAATTATACAGCTAAAGATGGCGAGACGTATATTTTTCACTTGATTGACACACCAGGGCACGTTGACTTTACCTATGAGGTATCACGTTCCTTGGCTGCCTGTGAGGGAGCTATCTTGGTTGTTGATGCAGCACAAGGTATTGAAGCTCAGACACTTGCCAATGTCTATTTAGCTTTGGATAATGACTTAGAAATCATGCCAGTCATCAATAAAATCGACTTGCCAGCTGCAGATCCTGAGCGTGTCCGTACGGAAGTTGAAGATGTAATTGGACTTGATGCGTCAGCTGCTGTTTTAGCTTCTGCCAAGGCTGGTATTGGTATCGAAGAAATCTTGGAGCAGATTGTTGAAAAAGTTCCAGCACCATCAGGCGATGTAGCAGCACCACTTCAAGCCTTGATTTTCGACTCTGTTTATGATGCTTACCGCGGGGTTATCCTTCAGGTTCGTGTGACTAATGGAATGGTTAAGCCGGGTGACAAGATTCGACTCATGTCTAATGGTAAAACCTTTGATGTAACTGAAGTCGGTATTTTTACGCCTAAGGCTGTTGGGCGTGACTACTTGGCAACAGGTGATGTTGGTTACATTGCGGCATCGATCAAGACCGTAGCAGATACGCGTGTTGGTGATACCATTACCTTGGCTGATAATCCTGCGAGCGAGCCACTGTCTGGCTACAAGCAAATGAACCCAATGGTTTTTGCGGGACTATATCCGATTGAATCCAATAAATATAACGATTTGCGTGAAGCTTTGGAAAAACTCCAGTTGAATGATGCTAGTTTGCAATTTGAACCGGAAACGTCACAAGCTTTGGGATTTGGTTTCCGTTGTGGCTTTCTAGGTCTACTTCACATGGATGTTATTCAAGAGCGTTTAGAGCGTGAATTTAACATTGATTTGATTATGACTGCGCCATCGGTAGTTTACAATGTTAATACAACGGATGGTGAGATTTTAGAGGTTTCTAACCCTTCTGAATTTCCTGATCCTACGCGTATTGATGCCATTGAAGAACCTTATGTTAAAGCTCAAATCATGGTACCACAAGAGTATGTTGGAGCTGTGATGGAATTGGCTCAGCGTAAACGTGGTGATTTTGAAACTATGGAATACATTGATGACAATCGTGTTAATGTTATCTATCAAATTCCATTGGCTGAAATTGTCTTTGACTTCTTTGATAAGCTCAAATCCTCGACACGTGGTTATGCTAGCTTTGATTATGAAATATCAGAGTATCGTCGCTCACAATTGGTTAAGATGGATATCCTTCTTAATGGGGACAAGGTCGATGCCCTCAGCTTTATTGTTCACAAAGAATTTGCCTATGAACGTGGGAAACTCATTGTGGATAAGTTGAAGAAAATCATTCCTCGTCAACAATTTGAAGTGCCAATTCAAGCGGCTATTGGTCAAAAAATTGTGGCACGTACAGATATCAAAGCCCTTCGTAAAAATGTTTTGGCTAAATGTTATGGTGGTGACGTTTCACGTAAACGTAAATTGCTTGAAAAACAAAAAGCCGGTAAGAAGCGCATGAAATCTATTGGTTCAGTTGAAGTACCGCAAGAAGCCTTCTTGAGTGTCCTTTCAATGGACGATGATGAGAAGAAATAAGTTGATATGATGTAGGGAAATGATGACTATTACGAAGAAAAATTTAGAAACAACTATTGGTGATTTATCGATTCACTACCGAAAAGGTAATCCGACGCTTATTTTTCTCAGTGGTATTGGTAGCTTCCCAACCTTCGAAAATTTTTCAGCAATTATCAAACCTTTACCTAAAAACTTTGGTATCTTAACCCTTGATTATCCCAATATTGGAGAATCAAGTTTAAAGAATCAAAGAGAGCTCACATTGGTTGACTGGATAGAGGCTATTGAACTTGTATTAGATAGCTTACAAGTTGAGGATTATATTTTGATTACTCATAGTATTGCTGGTATACTCGGACTTAGATTAATGACTAAACGATTAGGATGTAAAGGTTTTATAGGAATTGAACCTTCCACAGTAGCCATTTTGACGGGAATAGTTGATTATTCTCAAGAATTTGGACGAGTGAACCAAATTATTTCTGAAATAGGTGTTAGGAATTATTTACAGGGAATCTCTCGACAAGGGTTGAATGAAATAGAAAATAAAGCTCTTTGGGATGCTTTTGATAGAACTGAGAAGCGCTTATCAACTATTGCTGAATCTGATTTTGCTGCCTTTCCAGATTTGAATAAGAGTGACTTTGCTAGTCAACCTAGTATTCCAAAAGATATTCCTAGCTTTGTTTTTAGTCAAGCTTTTCGAAGAGAGGAATATGAAGCGTCAGAGTATCAAAATCGAGAAGGTAGATACCACCTATATCTGACTGGTGATCATCATTATTTACATTGGACAGAAAGTGAAGCTATTCTTAAAGTCATCAAATCTGTTGTGTGATATATCATTTGATTTTCAATTTCATTACTTCTATTTTTAATCTTTTATACTATATTGAAACCACTCCTGTGTTCTAGTTTATTAGAGTTTAATAGGAGTTTTTTGTATATCCGAAAACTAGATGAATGGTATTATTTTGGTAAAAATCAAAAAATGAAATTATCAGATTTTTTTCTGGTTTTAAGTTGTTATTTCAATAAAAATACTTAAAATATGCTATAATGACCTAATAGATTTTAAAGGATATTGTATTGGAAAAAGAGTTAAAAAAATTAAAACGTGATCAATTATTAGAAATAATGTTGAGACAACAAGAAAAAATTGAAGAACAAGAAAAAGTGATTAGCGAGTTAGAACATAAATTAAATGATAAACGAATAGCAATAGAAACTTGTGGCTCTATTGCTGAAGCATCTTTAGTTTTAAATGATATCTTCAATTCAGCCCAAGCAGCAGCAGACCAATATTTGGATAATATTAAGCAACAAGCTAAAAACAATGGAGTTCATTGATGACAAAATTAAGCTTAAATTCTAAGGATTTTTCACGAGAATTGGAACGTGTGAGATATCAAAGACGGTTCTGGATGATCGTTAGAAATACGGTGTATATTTTATTGGGTGTAGCTTCAATTGCAATTTTAATTGCAGTTTTATGGTTACCGGTTTTACGAATCTATGGCAGATCGATGAATAAAACACTGTCTGAAGGTGATATTGTGATTAGTCAAAAAGGTTCAAAGTTTAAATCAGGTGAAGTCATAGCTTTTTATTACAATAATAAAGTTCTTGTCAAGCGTGTTATTGCAAAATCAGGTGATTGGGTTGAAGTAACTCCTGAAGGTGATGTTTATGTCAACCAAAAAAAATTAAAAGAACCTTATATTATGGCGAAAGCTTTGGGAGAGAGTAATATTAAATATCCTTATCAAGTTCCTGATGGTCAGATTTTTGTGATGGGAGATAACCGTAAGACATCTATTGATTCTAGAAATACGTCTATTGGTGGAGTCTCTCAAGAGCAGATTGTTGGTGAAGTTTCTTTTCGAATTTGGCCGATATCAAATATTGGACCAATCAGGTAATATTGAGAGGTATACTGATTTTGAGAAAATATTATATGATTTTAAAAGAGTCTATTGTGAAGGGGAAGTACAAGAAGATATGGAAAAGTCTGTTCTGGGCGAGTATTTTGGTAACGACATTCTTAACCACTTACTTTTTAATTTTACCAGCAATCACAGTGGAGACTCAAAAAACGGATAATGTAGGAATATCATTATCAAGCTCCTCCCCAGTGAATGAGACTCCTAAAGAAGTCACTGGTAGCCCCCCTTCTAGCGAAGATCAAACGGAATTTAAACATGATATAAAAACAGAAACTTCAAGTGCTCAAAAAGAAGAAACCTCTGATTCTTCGTCAAACGACACAACACAAGAAACGACACCAAACGCTTCGAAAGAAAAAGAGACAGCTTTTCTTAAGGATACCTTAATTCATAAAGGTGAGGGCTTTGAGATTCACGTAACTGTTGGGGAAGAAGCTGAGCTTCCTAGAGATACTCATTTGGAAGTCTCAGAAGTGAAAGAGATGGATCAATCTTTTGAAACCTATAAACAAAAAACTCTTGAGAAGGTTTCTAGAAAAGATGACGAAATCAAAAGCTTATTTTTTTATGATATAACTCTCGTTTCGAACGGCAAGGAGATACAACCATCATCTGCCGTTAAAGTAGAAGTAGTGTATGATAATCCTTTAGAAGTCTCTGATGAAGAGTTAGAAATCGTTCACTTTAAAGACAATGGAGCTCTGGAAGTTCTAAAATCGAAAACTGATCCAGAGACAGTTGATTCTTCTAGTGATATTGCTTTTAGAACAGAATCTTTTTCAGTATATGCCATTGTTCAACCGGATAACACGAAACTACCTCTGAGGACTTATATCTTCGAAAATGCTGATGGTTCGCAATATCTGTTTAAAACAAATAGTGACACAGAAACAGATACTCAAATCATAAAAGACGGACAAAGTCTTCATGGTGTAGGGATTCCATATGTTGATGATGATAAGCATTTTAATGGATGGTATATTTTTAATAAAGATACGAACACTTACGGAGATGAAATTCACTTTGAAGAAGCTATTGAAGTGAAGCAAACAGAGACGATTTATGTTAGGCCAAGTTATGGAAATGTTGCCTACGTGACGTTTTATGATAATGAAGATGGCACTTTAGTTTTAGAGAAACATCAAGTTGCGCTAGAAGAGGGCAAAGGAACAGTAAATCTAGCTGAACACACGGCTGTTTCACCTTCAGCTACTCAAGTATTTGCAGGGTGGTCATTGACCAAAGGTGGTTCTGTGATTACTGAAAATATTACTAACTATCCGATTGCTAAAGATACTGTTTTTTACCCAATATTTAAAGAATCTAAAAAGATTGAATTCAATACAGGTGACATTGGTGAGGGTGCACCTTACGTAGCTCCGAAATTTGTTATTGAGGGTGAAAAAGCTGAAAGTATTAAGCCGACAGATCCGACTCGAAATGGTTACACATTTGGAGGATGGTATCGAGATAGTAATTATCAAACGGCATTTGATTTTTCATCAACTGTTACTGAAGACATTGTTCTATACGCTAGATGGCTTCCTGCGACAGCCAACTACACGATTGTGTATTGGCAACAGTCTAAAACAGATTCTAAAAATAGTTTAGCAGCAGATAAGACTTACGATTACGCAGGGCAAGTAAGCCGAACCGCCACTGTAGATTCGATTGTTTCCCTGACATCTTCAGACAGGAATCCAGATTCTAAAGGATTTGTTTATACTAATGCGAGAGGAGAAACGAGTACTGTTGTAAAGGCAGATGGTTCATCCATTATCAATGTCTATTTTGACCGAAAATTGATAACGATGCGTTTTTTAAATGATACATACTATAGAAGCTATACAGGACCAGTTGCTGTGAATAGTACAGTATGGACTAGTCCAACCTATGCTCAGTATGTAACAACTTACACTGGCCTTTATGGAACAAGTTTAGCCGAAAATGGTTACACTTGGCCAAGTTCTGGAACTCAGAATTGGACGTACTATGCTTCGGGTGGTCAAGCTCGAGGAATGAGTTATCTAGGAGAATTTATTTTACCAGAAGATACGTATGATACCTCGAATACTGAGATTCGTTTTTATCGGAATGGTAGAAAGACCGTTAACTACTATTTTTATAAACAGAATATAGATGGTACCTATAGTAGCACTCCGACTGATGTTGGTTCTGGTCAAATGGCAACTTTTACTTTTTCAGAAAAATATAGTGGTTTTAATGTAGCCTGGTATAGGCGTTATTATTCTGGAACAACTAGTTCCTATGATAGTGATTGGCGAAAAGCAGCAAATAATGGAACAACTCAAACTTTCTATACTTACGGAACCTACTATAATTCTGTAGATTATCCATTAGATTTGCATATTCAATATGACCGAAAGGCATATCATATTAATTTCTTAGATCCTCTGAATAATCAAGAACTTACTAATTTTGATCCAGTTAGTGTCTACTATGAAGATAATCTATCTAAATACAAGCCTGATACAACGATTGACAAACCTACTCCGAGTCTCCCTGGCTATCGCTGGGATGGTAAATGGTATAAAGACCAAACGTTGACCCAGGAGATTGATTGGTCGATTACTATGCCATCACATGACTTAAAGGTTTACGCTGGTTGGGAGAAAATTCGATATGATGTTACTATCGAAGCTAATGGAGGAGAATTGCTTGATACACAGGCAACATACTTCACTTTGGATTATGGTGAAAAAATTACAGAGTTTGCTAATATCACACGTGATTATGTAGAAGATCCAAATGGAGAGTACTATTATAGACACGATACGGATAATGGCCTTGCAACAGATGGTAGACATGCTCATTATACAAAAGACCCTACAGAACCAAACGTTGATACGACCAAGCGTTATCGCTACGAGAAAGATGCTTATAAACTAGTAGGTTGGTACTACGTGAATGCTGATGGAACAACTCGTCCCTATAACTTTTCTGGAATCGTTGTTGGTGATACAACCTTGAGAGCTATTTGGCGTCGAGTAGGGGAATATAAGGTTAACTATAGCCCGATAGTGTATGA
The sequence above is drawn from the Streptococcus pluranimalium genome and encodes:
- the rpmI gene encoding 50S ribosomal protein L35; amino-acid sequence: MPKQKTHRASAKRFKRTGSGGLKRFRAFTSHRFHGKTKKQRRHLRKASMVNAGDFKRIKAMLTRLK
- the cmk gene encoding (d)CMP kinase, whose amino-acid sequence is MKSIKIAIDGPASSGKSTVAKIIARNLGYTYLDTGAMYRSATYLALKHQLDDSKVEEILEKLSEYPISFGKDEKGQQTVLIGSIDVTDAIRQPDVTNNVSWVSALPEIREELVAQQQRIAAQGGIIMDGRDIGTVVLPDAELKIFLIASVEERAERRFKENLEKGITTDFETLKDEIAARDYKDSHRKVSPLKAAEDAITFDTTGISIEGVVDFIQEKAKKIIDKG
- a CDS encoding EbsA family protein, with the protein product MIRIFGKIRYHWQPELSWLLIYWSLTIAPIFIGLSLLFERTKIPLAFFLLFALFLILLGFGLHRFFIIGEDDQLKIVSMDVFKPQNVKISSIKKIEVTKLSITLLFNGSTKKRIFYMRKWPKKYFLDALAVHPYFKGEVELMDNFVELDYFEAYKNEKTPRALEP
- the lepA gene encoding translation elongation factor 4, which produces MNIEDLKKRQEKIRNFSIIAHIDHGKSTLADRILEKTETVSSREMQAQLLDSMDLERERGITIKLNAIELNYTAKDGETYIFHLIDTPGHVDFTYEVSRSLAACEGAILVVDAAQGIEAQTLANVYLALDNDLEIMPVINKIDLPAADPERVRTEVEDVIGLDASAAVLASAKAGIGIEEILEQIVEKVPAPSGDVAAPLQALIFDSVYDAYRGVILQVRVTNGMVKPGDKIRLMSNGKTFDVTEVGIFTPKAVGRDYLATGDVGYIAASIKTVADTRVGDTITLADNPASEPLSGYKQMNPMVFAGLYPIESNKYNDLREALEKLQLNDASLQFEPETSQALGFGFRCGFLGLLHMDVIQERLEREFNIDLIMTAPSVVYNVNTTDGEILEVSNPSEFPDPTRIDAIEEPYVKAQIMVPQEYVGAVMELAQRKRGDFETMEYIDDNRVNVIYQIPLAEIVFDFFDKLKSSTRGYASFDYEISEYRRSQLVKMDILLNGDKVDALSFIVHKEFAYERGKLIVDKLKKIIPRQQFEVPIQAAIGQKIVARTDIKALRKNVLAKCYGGDVSRKRKLLEKQKAGKKRMKSIGSVEVPQEAFLSVLSMDDDEKK
- the infC gene encoding translation initiation factor IF-3, with the protein product MKIIAKKDLFINDEIRVREVRLVGLEGEQLGIKPLSEAQSIADEANVDLVLIQPQATPPVAKIMDYGKFKFEYQKKQKEQRKKQSVVTVKEVRLSPVIDKGDFETKLRNGRKFLEKGNKVKVSIRFKGRMITHKEIGAKVLAEFAEATQDIAIIEQRAKMDGRQMFMQLAPIPDKK
- a CDS encoding alpha/beta hydrolase; translated protein: MMTITKKNLETTIGDLSIHYRKGNPTLIFLSGIGSFPTFENFSAIIKPLPKNFGILTLDYPNIGESSLKNQRELTLVDWIEAIELVLDSLQVEDYILITHSIAGILGLRLMTKRLGCKGFIGIEPSTVAILTGIVDYSQEFGRVNQIISEIGVRNYLQGISRQGLNEIENKALWDAFDRTEKRLSTIAESDFAAFPDLNKSDFASQPSIPKDIPSFVFSQAFRREEYEASEYQNREGRYHLYLTGDHHYLHWTESEAILKVIKSVV
- the rplT gene encoding 50S ribosomal protein L20; this translates as MARVKGGVVSRKRRKRVLKLAKGYYGAKHILFRTAKEQVMNSYYYAYRDRRQKKRDFRKLWITRINAAARMNGLSYSQLMHGLKLAEIEVNRKMLADLAVNDAAAFTALADAAKAKLGK
- the pepT gene encoding peptidase T, yielding MAYSNLLDRFLTYVKFNTRSDETSQTTPSTQSQIDFALTILKPEMEKIGLQDVHYLESNGYIIGTLPANSDKFSYKIGYISHIDTADFNAEGVNPQIIENYDGSDIPLGESGFQLSPTDFPNLNNYHGQTLITTDGTTLLGADDKSGIAEIMTAIEYFTSHPEVEHGEIRVGFGPDEEIGVGADKFDVADFDVDFAYTVDGGPLGELQFETFSAAAADITFKGRNVHPGTAKDQMVNAFQLAIDFHNALPESDRPELTEGYQGFYHLHGLDGSVEEAHSSYIIRDFDSNAFENRKKLMLDIATKMNEALDQERVLVSLKDQYFNMRQVIEKDMTPINLAKEVMEKLDIKPIIEPIRGGTDGSKISFMGIPTPNIFAGGENMHGRFEFVSLQTMERAVDVIVGISTAVK
- the lepB gene encoding signal peptidase I — protein: MTKLSLNSKDFSRELERVRYQRRFWMIVRNTVYILLGVASIAILIAVLWLPVLRIYGRSMNKTLSEGDIVISQKGSKFKSGEVIAFYYNNKVLVKRVIAKSGDWVEVTPEGDVYVNQKKLKEPYIMAKALGESNIKYPYQVPDGQIFVMGDNRKTSIDSRNTSIGGVSQEQIVGEVSFRIWPISNIGPIR
- a CDS encoding DNA repair protein; this translates as MLRQQEKIEEQEKVISELEHKLNDKRIAIETCGSIAEASLVLNDIFNSAQAAADQYLDNIKQQAKNNGVH
- a CDS encoding ferredoxin — translated: MKVSLIPEKCIACGLCQTHSDAFDYHDDGIVKFTDSDELVAEFPNDDFATIEAVKNCPTKALML
- a CDS encoding SAG1386/EF1546 family surface-associated protein, giving the protein MGKKPWELKIFETKKDVGEQTSRKDKHSGFLSTPLLTGLLSVFFLIVVGILIVVFYTSNGGSDETKATSGFYRSSQSTSKEVKSSQGQSAKKKKTSTSKKNKKKEASTESSTKVSTQESSSTSSSSEVTTEETTPSTTNGQTIVVQAGEGAASIAARAGISIEQLQALNPQNMTLGYWYANPGDVVNVN